A DNA window from Anaerocolumna sp. AGMB13020 contains the following coding sequences:
- a CDS encoding pyrimidine/purine nucleoside phosphorylase — MLSNDWIMLNNLKIGIVGCGHLGQAIAHSLIDKGLERKNLLISYRANPRTYEMLNTQGLTSCLSTNQEIFQKAGIVLITIRPQDITGLMNFPISEKALVVSCMAGVSTELLYQILGRNVYRMMFSGPDTIVSEKGVATIYPEHEHLEMLLRCMNLTHIKTITEDDLNVFTAGVCMPAAILTSKNPGQQQEAIDKIGKEYPLFSELYLWAIKILPCFQNNIQKEDYVASMITKGGITEAITNSLLEGEPLDIALQKGMKQTQEISKDIQQSLTNHLQTECLVSKQFMEVLKMDKLKNVTIVKKANVYFEGKVTSRTVLFEDGTRKTLGIILPGKYEFNTEEKERMEVLAGKINVLLPGSETWTSYEAGQSFEIPANCRFEITVEDVSDYCCSYLRNK; from the coding sequence TTGTTAAGTAATGATTGGATTATGCTGAATAATTTAAAAATCGGAATTGTAGGATGCGGTCATTTAGGACAAGCAATTGCGCACTCACTGATTGACAAGGGACTCGAGAGGAAAAATCTGTTAATTTCCTACAGAGCTAATCCTCGTACTTATGAAATGCTCAATACGCAGGGATTAACCTCATGTCTTTCAACAAACCAAGAAATATTCCAGAAAGCGGGGATTGTTTTAATTACGATAAGGCCTCAAGATATTACTGGATTGATGAATTTTCCCATATCGGAAAAAGCACTTGTTGTTTCCTGTATGGCAGGTGTATCCACAGAATTGTTGTATCAAATATTAGGCAGAAACGTATACCGTATGATGTTTAGTGGTCCAGATACTATAGTGTCTGAAAAGGGTGTAGCGACCATCTATCCTGAGCATGAACATTTGGAGATGTTGCTGCGATGTATGAATTTAACACATATTAAAACAATAACAGAAGACGATTTAAATGTCTTTACTGCTGGCGTCTGTATGCCTGCGGCAATTTTAACATCAAAAAACCCAGGGCAGCAACAGGAAGCTATTGATAAAATTGGGAAAGAATATCCCCTGTTTTCTGAACTTTACCTTTGGGCTATAAAGATTCTGCCTTGTTTTCAGAATAATATTCAGAAAGAAGATTATGTCGCCAGTATGATTACAAAAGGGGGAATAACAGAGGCAATTACCAATAGCCTGTTAGAGGGAGAACCCCTTGATATTGCCTTGCAAAAAGGGATGAAACAGACACAGGAGATTTCAAAAGATATCCAACAGTCCCTCACTAATCATTTACAAACGGAATGTCTGGTATCAAAACAATTTATGGAGGTACTAAAAATGGATAAGCTGAAAAATGTAACCATTGTAAAGAAAGCAAATGTATATTTCGAGGGAAAAGTGACAAGCCGGACCGTTTTATTTGAGGATGGTACAAGAAAAACACTTGGGATTATTTTACCTGGAAAATATGAATTCAACACAGAGGAGAAAGAACGCATGGAGGTATTGGCAGGAAAAATAAATGTACTGCTCCCCGGCAGCGAAACATGGACCTCTTATGAAGCAGGGCAAAGCTTTGAGATTCCTGCAAACTGTAGATTCGAAATTACTGTTGAGGACGTTTCTGACTATTGTTGTTCCTACCTAAGGAATAAATAG
- a CDS encoding TrmB family transcriptional regulator: protein MNDIILKLTQFGFSTYEAKAYLALLQKNPAIGYEVSKIAKIPTAKIYETLTSLKNKGTILSSSSEPVQYCPIDPKVLLQRIYKEFDEKMESLNGLLTNIAPLPDVDLTWNLSGYQTIIEKIANVIQNARKDLLVSLWPQEAKKVREHLLSAEHRGVQVIVGIFGEYNPGCIHTINLESCGVSSQQRLGKRLNVAACDSNEVVIGEMAETDNETLGIWASTPCIILTAKEYIKHDIWGKALIDELGKERFDAMC from the coding sequence ATGAACGATATAATACTTAAATTAACACAGTTTGGATTTTCTACTTATGAAGCAAAAGCCTATCTTGCTCTTCTCCAAAAAAATCCGGCTATCGGCTATGAAGTGAGCAAAATTGCGAAAATCCCAACTGCAAAGATTTACGAAACACTGACGAGTTTAAAAAATAAAGGTACCATCCTCTCCAGCTCATCAGAACCGGTGCAATATTGCCCTATTGACCCTAAGGTACTTCTTCAAAGAATTTATAAGGAATTTGATGAAAAAATGGAAAGTCTGAATGGATTGCTGACGAATATAGCACCATTACCAGATGTTGATTTAACGTGGAATCTGTCAGGATACCAAACTATAATAGAAAAAATAGCAAATGTTATTCAAAACGCCAGGAAGGATTTATTGGTATCCCTATGGCCGCAGGAAGCAAAAAAAGTAAGAGAACATCTTCTATCTGCGGAGCATCGGGGAGTACAAGTGATTGTGGGGATATTTGGAGAATACAATCCGGGCTGTATCCACACTATTAATCTGGAATCCTGCGGGGTTAGCTCACAGCAACGTCTTGGCAAAAGGTTAAATGTCGCAGCATGTGATTCAAATGAAGTGGTAATTGGTGAAATGGCGGAAACGGATAATGAAACTTTGGGGATTTGGGCTTCCACGCCTTGTATTATTTTGACTGCGAAAGAATACATCAAACATGATATTTGGGGGAAAGCTCTTATCGACGAATTAGGGAAAGAACGTTTTGATGCAATGTGCTAA
- a CDS encoding phosphotransferase, giving the protein MEKQIGKLIGSGGTSDVHEWGDNEVIKIYKTHISDGTINHEEYIGKLLNKTFLNIPKLIDSITIDGKSALIYERKPGNILAEPLLKGLYEKELAQKFAKMHYDIHMETIIELPKQYEFFYNRITDLSSILGSKSDALLELLDSIPNETKLCHGDYQPLNIIGEAGDYTVIDWNGACSGNPVLDVAWTYLTLNSPVVKHLLGKEASELFTLFVEDYLSHYCQLAGINSSQVLKCLPLVAARRLYDNNLSDTDVSKLEKDWLHQLLSDF; this is encoded by the coding sequence ATGGAAAAGCAGATTGGGAAACTAATAGGAAGCGGCGGTACGTCAGATGTACATGAATGGGGTGATAATGAGGTGATAAAGATTTATAAAACTCATATATCCGATGGTACTATAAATCACGAGGAGTATATAGGAAAATTATTAAATAAAACTTTCTTAAATATCCCAAAACTCATTGATTCAATAACTATAGACGGTAAAAGTGCATTAATATATGAGCGTAAACCAGGCAATATACTAGCCGAACCGCTGTTAAAAGGACTTTATGAGAAAGAATTAGCTCAGAAATTTGCTAAGATGCATTATGATATACATATGGAAACCATAATTGAACTGCCAAAACAATATGAATTCTTTTATAACCGTATTACAGATTTAAGTAGCATTTTAGGATCTAAATCAGATGCTTTATTGGAGCTGCTGGATAGCATTCCTAATGAGACCAAGCTTTGCCATGGTGATTATCAACCACTGAATATCATCGGTGAAGCTGGTGACTATACCGTCATAGACTGGAATGGTGCCTGTTCCGGGAATCCTGTACTGGATGTTGCCTGGACATACCTGACTCTTAATTCTCCTGTGGTCAAGCATCTGCTGGGAAAAGAAGCTTCTGAACTATTTACCCTGTTTGTAGAGGATTATTTATCTCATTATTGTCAACTAGCAGGCATCAATAGCTCGCAAGTCCTAAAGTGCCTGCCTCTGGTTGCCGCAAGAAGATTATACGATAACAATTTAAGTGATACAGATGTATCGAAACTTGAAAAAGACTGGCTGCATCAGCTATTGTCAGACTTTTAA
- the dapA gene encoding 4-hydroxy-tetrahydrodipicolinate synthase translates to MSLNGVWLPIITPFSEGKIDYKSYERLINHYAETGISGFIPFGTTGEIPTISEYEFEEMMDKTLEYNRGRLPIYAGIGGNCTANVAKRAKLAEKYKIEGILSVCPYYNKPNQNGIYAHFKSLAEETSLNIIIYNIPYRTGVNITNDTLYKLAEIKNIVGLKDSCGDIKQTMNLLLNPPKDFSILTGEDLLFYLTLTLGGAGGIMASAHTNTEKFVKIFKDIKANNAEEALNTWKEIYPLIPLLFEEPNPAPIKYCLNQIGLIDSPELRLPLTEISDELKVKIDKVFKKDSSIKIA, encoded by the coding sequence ATGTCACTTAACGGTGTATGGCTGCCCATTATAACACCCTTTTCTGAAGGGAAGATAGACTATAAATCCTATGAAAGGCTCATCAATCATTACGCAGAAACCGGAATCTCCGGTTTTATCCCCTTTGGTACTACAGGTGAGATACCAACGATCAGCGAATATGAATTTGAGGAAATGATGGATAAGACTTTGGAGTATAATAGAGGACGCCTGCCGATTTACGCCGGAATAGGAGGTAACTGCACAGCTAATGTGGCGAAAAGAGCGAAACTGGCGGAGAAATATAAGATTGAAGGCATTCTGTCCGTCTGTCCTTATTATAACAAACCGAACCAAAATGGAATTTATGCTCATTTCAAAAGCCTTGCAGAGGAAACTTCTTTAAATATTATCATCTATAATATCCCATACCGTACAGGTGTTAATATTACCAATGATACGCTTTATAAGCTGGCTGAGATCAAGAATATCGTAGGTCTGAAAGACTCTTGCGGAGACATTAAGCAGACTATGAACCTTTTGCTGAATCCGCCAAAGGATTTCTCTATATTGACAGGAGAGGACCTTTTGTTTTATCTTACCTTAACCCTTGGCGGCGCTGGCGGTATTATGGCTTCCGCACATACTAATACAGAAAAGTTTGTGAAAATATTCAAAGACATCAAAGCTAATAATGCAGAAGAAGCGCTGAATACCTGGAAGGAAATCTATCCGTTGATTCCACTGCTTTTTGAAGAGCCTAATCCTGCACCTATTAAATATTGCTTAAATCAAATCGGTCTGATTGATTCTCCTGAACTTAGACTTCCCCTAACAGAAATCTCTGATGAGTTAAAGGTTAAGATTGACAAGGTGTTTAAAAAAGACAGTTCCATAAAAATAGCTTAA
- a CDS encoding AraC family transcriptional regulator, which produces MGTFEKLGYLNDDFRIFHLMDNEKKEFDFHYHDFNKIMIFLSGNLNYSIEGRNYHLNPYDILLVNAGEVHRPVCLDNSVYDRIIVYVSTKFLTSYSSEEYNLMHCFDKAKKEHSNVLRIPSLDKSKLYHVCKELELSFKDNDFARELYQKILFLEFMIQLNRTVISNHVNYLDSDMANDKLLAILDYINTNLTEDITIDTLANTFFLSRYYLMHFFKEHTGYTVGNYITEKRLLLARHYVQAGYTSTQACYMSGFKNYSTFSRAFKKAFKTMPKNAPYID; this is translated from the coding sequence ATGGGCACCTTCGAAAAGCTAGGATACCTAAACGATGATTTTCGGATCTTCCACCTGATGGACAACGAGAAAAAAGAATTTGATTTTCATTACCATGACTTTAACAAAATAATGATCTTCCTCTCCGGAAACCTTAATTATTCCATCGAAGGCAGGAATTACCATTTAAATCCCTATGATATTCTTCTGGTAAACGCTGGTGAGGTACACCGCCCCGTCTGTCTTGATAATTCCGTTTATGACAGAATTATCGTATATGTATCCACGAAATTTTTAACCTCCTACAGCAGCGAGGAATATAACCTGATGCACTGCTTTGACAAAGCAAAAAAGGAGCATTCCAATGTACTTCGGATTCCCTCCCTGGATAAAAGCAAGCTCTATCATGTCTGCAAAGAACTTGAATTATCCTTTAAAGACAATGACTTTGCAAGAGAGCTGTATCAAAAGATTTTGTTTCTGGAGTTTATGATACAGTTAAATCGCACGGTTATCTCCAATCATGTAAACTACCTGGACAGTGATATGGCAAATGATAAACTCCTCGCAATCCTTGACTATATCAATACCAATCTTACCGAAGACATAACCATCGATACACTGGCAAATACCTTCTTTCTAAGCAGATACTATCTCATGCACTTTTTTAAAGAGCATACGGGATATACCGTAGGCAATTACATCACAGAGAAACGGCTGCTGCTGGCCAGACATTATGTTCAAGCCGGTTACACCTCAACTCAGGCCTGCTATATGAGTGGTTTTAAGAATTACTCCACCTTTTCAAGGGCTTTTAAAAAAGCCTTTAAAACCATGCCTAAAAATGCCCCTTACATAGATTAA
- a CDS encoding glycoside hydrolase family 2 TIM barrel-domain containing protein, with translation MSQKALFNDNWQFIKMPVHSSIEELPKSEANFSPVSLPHDWLIYNTNDLYETGDGWYKKSLFLEESSEIKELINRKTTEGTLPSHYLYKPGTKFSLSFEGVYMDSSVYVNGTFAGNWKYGYSSFEYDITSFLKAGENEILVQVCHEAPNSRWYSGAGIYRNVWLKASTDSHLITDGIYVSTKELGRNWEVTIDTEVYISPDNKPDKFTLRHSIIDVKGNITSEKQIDLTETADRSCCKSTTSLNVNEPALWDLNSPNLYSLRTELLSENIVIDTETLNFGFSTKKFDTEKGFFLNGEHIKINGVCEHHDLGCLGAAVNKAALRRKILLLKEMGVNGIRTSHNMPAVELMELADEMGILIVSEGFDMWERSKTTYDYARFFPEWSQRDVASWVRRDRNHPSLLMWSIGNEIPDTHADARGQEVTSYLKKQVEKHDYRGNAPATIGSNYMPWENARKCADILKYAGYNYAEKYYEEHHKEHPDWFIYGSETSSTVQSRSIYHFPLSQPILNDDDEQCSCLGNSTTSWGAKNTEYAITADRDAEFSMGQFIWTGFDYIGEPTPYSTKNSYFGQIDTAGFKKDTFYIYQAEWTEYRTTPMVHIFPYWDFSEGQLIDVRVCSNAPSVELFLNDVSQGIYHIDHQKGKELLGHFKIPYTKGVLRAVAYDEQGNIIAEDVKTSFTDAASLQLDWDKSEITADAADLIFLEISAVDKDGNFVYNARNRVQVSVEGAGVLAGLDNGDSTDYDQYKGTSRRLFGGKLLAVIQSTFQEGAINVTITSEGLPAETISFTSLPVSDKKLLEGVSEPLPFIKNQEEDTLKEIPIRKLEILAPKGTQLNAECTAIPLQLKIHPENATYKDISWRLTTVTGSDTSIASFVIPDDSHPESVLLTALGDGFGYIRCQAMNGGTKVNLYSQLEFNIDGVGIANINPYSFVAGSNYSSGSSNLTNGNERGVATTREETSIITFERLDFGTYGSRELTLPIFATDQGVFDISIWSGIPGERSARLITTVIYDLPQIWGLFQEKTYILPELLSGIQTISFSFKHPLHLKGFTFTEARKAFDRLELVNHDSIYGDSFILGNEAIESIGNNVSIEFLAMDFGETGSSSLMICGHSPLDMNTIHIHFTDDEGDYTELVEFSYSEDYCEREYKIKPVTGKKKVTFVFLPGSNFDFKWFQFSEIKDK, from the coding sequence ATGAGCCAAAAAGCACTATTTAACGATAACTGGCAATTTATTAAAATGCCGGTACATTCCTCCATAGAGGAACTCCCTAAAAGCGAGGCGAATTTTTCACCTGTCAGTCTGCCTCATGACTGGTTGATTTACAATACCAATGATCTCTATGAAACCGGTGACGGCTGGTATAAGAAAAGTTTGTTTCTGGAAGAGAGTTCGGAAATAAAGGAACTGATAAATCGCAAAACAACAGAAGGAACCCTGCCATCCCATTACCTGTACAAGCCCGGTACGAAATTCTCTCTTTCTTTCGAAGGTGTATATATGGACTCTTCCGTCTATGTAAACGGCACCTTTGCAGGGAATTGGAAATATGGGTACTCCTCTTTTGAATACGATATTACATCATTTTTAAAAGCCGGTGAAAATGAAATCCTTGTTCAGGTATGCCACGAGGCTCCCAACTCCCGCTGGTACTCCGGCGCTGGTATTTACAGAAATGTATGGCTCAAGGCTTCAACTGACAGTCATCTTATAACAGATGGTATCTATGTTTCCACCAAAGAGCTGGGCAGGAACTGGGAGGTAACGATAGATACCGAAGTTTACATATCCCCTGATAACAAACCAGATAAATTTACACTTCGTCACAGCATTATAGATGTTAAGGGTAATATTACTTCTGAAAAGCAGATTGACCTTACTGAGACAGCAGATCGTTCCTGCTGCAAAAGCACCACATCTCTGAATGTAAATGAGCCTGCGCTTTGGGACCTTAATTCTCCAAATCTCTATTCCTTAAGGACTGAGCTTCTCTCAGAAAATATCGTGATTGACACAGAAACCCTGAACTTCGGTTTCTCAACAAAGAAATTTGATACGGAAAAAGGCTTCTTCTTAAACGGAGAACACATAAAAATAAACGGTGTATGTGAACATCATGACCTTGGCTGCCTGGGTGCCGCTGTCAACAAAGCTGCCTTGCGCAGAAAAATCCTGCTTTTAAAAGAAATGGGCGTTAACGGTATCCGAACCTCCCACAATATGCCGGCGGTGGAGCTGATGGAGCTGGCAGATGAAATGGGTATATTAATTGTATCCGAAGGCTTCGATATGTGGGAGCGTTCAAAGACTACTTATGACTATGCCAGATTCTTCCCGGAATGGTCACAGAGAGATGTTGCCAGCTGGGTACGCAGGGATAGAAACCATCCAAGCCTTCTTATGTGGAGCATCGGCAACGAAATCCCTGATACCCATGCCGATGCCAGGGGGCAGGAAGTGACCAGCTACCTAAAAAAACAGGTAGAGAAACACGATTACAGGGGGAATGCTCCTGCTACCATCGGTTCCAATTACATGCCTTGGGAAAATGCAAGAAAATGCGCGGACATCCTAAAATATGCGGGTTATAACTATGCTGAAAAATATTATGAAGAGCATCACAAGGAACACCCGGACTGGTTTATTTACGGCAGTGAAACCTCCTCAACGGTACAGAGCAGAAGTATATACCACTTCCCTCTTTCCCAGCCCATCTTAAATGATGATGACGAACAGTGCTCCTGTCTTGGTAACAGTACTACCAGCTGGGGTGCGAAAAATACAGAATATGCAATAACCGCTGACAGAGATGCAGAATTCTCCATGGGACAGTTTATCTGGACCGGTTTTGATTACATTGGAGAGCCTACACCTTACTCTACAAAGAATTCCTATTTCGGACAGATTGATACTGCCGGCTTTAAAAAAGATACCTTCTATATCTATCAGGCAGAATGGACAGAATACAGAACAACCCCCATGGTGCATATCTTCCCTTATTGGGATTTTTCCGAAGGACAGTTAATTGATGTCAGGGTATGCTCCAATGCACCTTCTGTTGAGCTGTTCTTAAACGATGTTTCACAGGGCATATACCACATTGACCACCAAAAGGGCAAAGAGCTCCTGGGGCATTTTAAGATTCCCTATACAAAAGGCGTGTTAAGAGCAGTTGCATACGATGAACAAGGTAACATTATAGCAGAGGATGTGAAAACCTCCTTTACCGATGCGGCTTCCCTTCAGTTAGACTGGGACAAAAGCGAGATTACCGCGGATGCTGCCGATTTGATTTTCTTAGAAATCTCAGCGGTGGATAAAGACGGAAATTTCGTATATAATGCCAGAAACCGTGTTCAGGTAAGTGTAGAAGGTGCTGGTGTTCTTGCAGGTCTTGACAATGGTGACAGCACCGATTATGACCAGTATAAGGGTACAAGCAGAAGACTCTTTGGCGGCAAACTTCTGGCTGTGATACAGAGTACCTTTCAAGAAGGGGCTATCAACGTAACAATAACATCAGAAGGTCTTCCTGCTGAAACCATAAGCTTTACTTCTCTGCCCGTTTCAGATAAGAAACTATTAGAAGGAGTAAGTGAACCACTTCCCTTTATAAAGAACCAGGAAGAAGATACGTTAAAAGAGATTCCCATACGAAAATTAGAAATCCTTGCGCCAAAGGGTACCCAATTAAACGCAGAGTGTACTGCGATTCCCCTACAGCTTAAAATACATCCTGAAAATGCTACTTACAAGGATATCTCCTGGCGTTTAACTACTGTAACAGGTTCTGATACCAGCATCGCTTCCTTTGTGATTCCGGATGACTCACATCCTGAGTCAGTACTGCTAACTGCACTGGGGGATGGCTTTGGATATATCAGATGCCAGGCAATGAACGGCGGCACCAAAGTTAATCTGTATTCTCAGCTGGAATTTAACATAGACGGAGTGGGTATTGCAAATATCAATCCTTACAGCTTTGTAGCAGGCAGCAATTATTCCTCCGGCAGCAGTAACCTGACAAATGGAAATGAACGTGGTGTAGCAACCACCAGAGAAGAGACCAGTATCATTACTTTTGAAAGACTGGATTTTGGTACATATGGTTCCAGAGAGCTGACTCTCCCCATATTCGCTACCGACCAAGGTGTCTTTGATATCAGTATCTGGTCAGGGATTCCAGGTGAAAGAAGTGCAAGACTCATAACCACCGTTATCTATGACCTTCCGCAGATATGGGGCTTATTCCAGGAAAAGACCTATATCTTACCGGAACTTTTAAGTGGAATACAGACAATCAGCTTTTCCTTTAAGCATCCGCTTCATCTAAAGGGTTTTACCTTTACAGAAGCCAGAAAAGCATTTGACAGATTGGAGTTAGTAAACCATGATTCTATCTATGGCGATTCCTTTATCCTTGGAAATGAGGCCATTGAAAGTATTGGAAATAACGTATCCATCGAGTTCCTGGCTATGGATTTCGGTGAAACAGGCAGCAGCAGCCTTATGATCTGCGGCCACTCTCCTCTGGATATGAACACCATCCACATTCATTTTACTGATGATGAGGGCGACTATACGGAGCTTGTTGAATTCTCCTACTCCGAGGATTACTGTGAGAGGGAATATAAAATAAAACCGGTAACCGGCAAGAAAAAAGTGACCTTTGTATTCCTTCCGGGTTCTAACTTTGATTTTAAATGGTTTCAGTTTTCAGAAATAAAGGATAAATAG
- the asnA gene encoding aspartate--ammonia ligase yields MHYIPEGYTSKTTLRETETAIKLIKDYFEKNLAEKLNLTRVSAPLFVLPETGLNDNLNGVEQPVSFAGIGTQNRKCEVVQSLAKWKRMALKRYQFDVGEGLYTDMNAIRCDETLDNIHSIYVDQWDWEKVIQREDRNLQTLKSAVNKIYEVFLETEEFVRSRFTKFEAKLPKEITFITSQELADLYPELSGKEREAALVREKGAIFIMEIGGKLKSGEKHDGRSPDYDDWNLNGDLILYHQLLDIAFEVSSMGIRVDAGAMDKQLTEAAAEERRKLPYHQDVLNDRLPFTIGGGIGQSRICMYFMDKVHIGEVQASVWEDEMLEYMADKGVVIL; encoded by the coding sequence ATGCACTATATACCGGAGGGTTATACAAGTAAGACAACCTTAAGAGAAACGGAAACAGCAATCAAGCTGATAAAAGATTATTTTGAAAAAAACCTGGCGGAAAAACTTAATCTGACCAGAGTTTCAGCACCATTGTTCGTGCTGCCGGAGACAGGACTAAATGACAATCTAAATGGTGTAGAACAGCCGGTTTCTTTCGCTGGAATCGGAACCCAGAACAGAAAATGTGAGGTGGTTCAGTCCCTTGCCAAATGGAAGAGGATGGCCTTAAAGAGATATCAGTTTGACGTAGGTGAAGGCCTTTATACTGATATGAATGCAATCAGATGTGACGAGACTCTTGACAATATTCATTCCATCTATGTGGATCAGTGGGATTGGGAAAAGGTGATACAAAGAGAAGACAGAAACCTTCAGACTCTAAAAAGTGCTGTCAATAAAATTTATGAGGTGTTTTTAGAGACAGAAGAATTCGTAAGAAGCAGATTTACAAAGTTTGAAGCAAAACTACCAAAGGAAATAACTTTTATAACCAGTCAGGAGCTTGCAGACCTATATCCTGAGTTATCAGGCAAAGAGAGAGAGGCAGCCCTTGTAAGGGAAAAGGGAGCCATATTTATTATGGAAATAGGCGGTAAGTTAAAAAGCGGAGAAAAGCATGACGGAAGATCACCGGATTATGATGATTGGAATTTAAATGGTGACCTTATTCTGTATCACCAATTGCTGGATATTGCTTTTGAAGTATCCTCCATGGGCATCAGGGTGGATGCCGGAGCCATGGATAAACAGCTGACCGAAGCAGCGGCGGAGGAGAGAAGAAAATTGCCCTATCATCAGGATGTTCTTAACGACCGTCTGCCCTTTACAATAGGAGGCGGAATCGGACAGTCCAGAATCTGTATGTATTTTATGGATAAGGTACATATTGGTGAGGTTCAGGCATCGGTATGGGAAGATGAGATGTTAGAGTATATGGCTGATAAAGGTGTGGTAATTTTATAA
- a CDS encoding response regulator transcription factor — protein MKYDCLIVDDEIPLSESTSEYFNMFDIKTTWVADAAACLAFFKENKTDLILLDINLGTDSGFSLCKKIRENLDVPILFISARNSDDDILLALGIGGDDYISKPYSLNVLLAKVKAVLKRYQNKESEEISFGRYTINFHLERVFCDGNDLGLKAMEYKLLSYLVRNSSRIISKEELFDKVWGDSITGDGTLNVHIRRLREKIEDDPNNPKYIRTIWGTGYIFEA, from the coding sequence ATGAAATACGACTGTCTCATAGTCGACGATGAAATTCCCTTATCTGAAAGTACCAGTGAATATTTCAACATGTTTGATATAAAGACTACCTGGGTGGCAGATGCAGCTGCCTGTCTGGCGTTTTTTAAAGAAAACAAGACGGATCTAATTCTTCTTGATATAAATCTCGGAACAGATTCCGGTTTCTCTCTTTGCAAGAAAATAAGAGAGAATTTAGATGTTCCTATTCTTTTTATCAGTGCCAGAAACAGTGATGATGATATTCTGCTGGCTCTTGGCATTGGCGGGGACGACTACATCAGCAAACCTTATTCCCTAAATGTGCTACTGGCGAAGGTTAAAGCAGTATTAAAACGTTATCAGAACAAAGAATCAGAGGAAATAAGCTTTGGAAGGTACACGATTAACTTCCATCTGGAACGAGTTTTCTGTGACGGAAATGACTTAGGTCTTAAAGCCATGGAATACAAACTTCTCTCCTATCTTGTCCGAAACAGCAGCAGGATTATTTCAAAGGAGGAGCTCTTTGACAAAGTCTGGGGTGATTCCATCACCGGTGACGGCACCCTTAATGTTCATATTCGAAGATTACGGGAAAAGATTGAAGATGACCCAAATAATCCCAAATATATCCGTACCATCTGGGGAACCGGTTACATCTTTGAGGCTTAA